TCACTCCCTGCTTGGGCATCTATAATCTGTGCTCCGGGAAATAGTGAGCCGAGGATATTCCCGGGAAGAAACAAGCGGCCTTCCATTCCCGCCTGGAATTCCTCCGCACGCGGGCAGCATTTTCCTGCACTGGCATGTTGTTCCCCCGGCATGCCTGCCGTCATGAGGAAACACCGTCCGGCGGCTCCGGGCGGAACGTCCAGCCCTCATCCCCGTGATACACCATCATGCGGGTCATGCCGCCGTCAATGACCAGGTTTTCCGCATTGACGAAGCCGGAACGGCAGAGGAAGAAGACAGCCTGGACAATATCCTCCGGCGTTCCGGCGCGCCCGGCAGGATGCTGGAGCGCGTCTTCCCGTGACAGGGGCCCGAATGCCCCCGTATCAATCCAGCCTGGGCTGATGCTGTTCACCCGGACGCCGAAGGGAGCCAGGCTCATCGCGAGGGCGTGGGTCAGAGAGACGAGAGCGCCCTTGGCCGCACTGTAGCTTTCCGTGTCCTTCTGGGACATGGAGGCGCGGGTGGAGGCGATGTTGATAATGGAAGCGCCGCGGGAAAAATGATCACGGAACAGAAGGCTGAGCAGGTAGGGGGCGGAGACGCCCACGCGCAGAACTTCATTAAAGTCCTCATAAGAGCAGCCGGAAAGAATGCCGCGGCGCGTGATGCAGGCATTGTTCACCAGGACATCCACATGAGCGAAGTGGTCCAATACCTTTTCCGCGAAAAAACGCACGTCCTCTTCCGCTCCCGCATCCCCCGTCACGCAGAGATGGCCCTCTCCCGGCAGTTCCTCCAGCAGGGCGGCCGTTTCCTCATG
This DNA window, taken from Akkermansia muciniphila, encodes the following:
- a CDS encoding SDR family oxidoreductase; amino-acid sequence: MTDIDFSGRVVVVTGGASGIGRAIAKAYAAADARLAVLDVRHEETAALLEELPGEGHLCVTGDAGAEEDVRFFAEKVLDHFAHVDVLVNNACITRRGILSGCSYEDFNEVLRVGVSAPYLLSLLFRDHFSRGASIINIASTRASMSQKDTESYSAAKGALVSLTHALAMSLAPFGVRVNSISPGWIDTGAFGPLSREDALQHPAGRAGTPEDIVQAVFFLCRSGFVNAENLVIDGGMTRMMVYHGDEGWTFRPEPPDGVSS